A single Antechinus flavipes isolate AdamAnt ecotype Samford, QLD, Australia chromosome 5, AdamAnt_v2, whole genome shotgun sequence DNA region contains:
- the LOC127564500 gene encoding centrosomal protein of 290 kDa-like isoform X1 gives MKASKMELASEKVEKAREEQAKFGNQLKTKVMKLENELEMAQQFAGDRDTCFLRDKINQLEIQLEQKHRELEDMEKEMEKEKKVNEQLALLNEEAENENRKLRRENEQLCQNIIDYQKQIDSQKETLMSRREDSDDQLQLFKKNSELEQFLDIIQNLTEANEKIEIQNQEMKKNLEESVQEMEKMTNKYNKMKIIVQQNDVLIDQLKKERLQVQELTELLKAKDEEDDPIMAGVNAKVEEWKRIFASKDDEIIKYQQILCNLREKIRNAQLDADKNNVITLQEGIQERDGQIKMLIEQVEQYTKEMETNTLIIEELRKHKGTSQSSL, from the exons ATGAAAGCCTCCAAAATGGAATTAGCttcagaaaaagtagaaaaagctaGAGAAGAACAGGCCAAATTTG GAAATCAGTTAAAAACTAAAGTtatgaaactggaaaatgagcttGAG atggCACAGCAGTTTGCAGGTGATCGGGATACATGTTTTTTGAGAGATAAAATTAATCAACTAGAAATACAACTGGAGCAGAAGCACAGAGAATTAGAGGATatggaaaaagagatggaaaaagagaaaaaagtcaatgAACAA TTGGCTCTTCTTAATGAAGAGGCAGAAAATGAAAACAGGAAATTAAGAAGAGAG AATGAACAACTTTGTCAAAACATCATTGACTATCAGAAACAAATAGATTCACAAAAGGAAACACTTATGTCCAGAAGAGAAGATAGTGATGATCAAttacaattgtttaaaaaaaattcagaacttgAGCAGTTTCTGGATATaattcag aatttaacagaagcaaatgagaaaattgaaattcaaaatcaagaaatgaaaaagaacttgGAAGAATCAGTGCAGGAAATGGAGAAGATGACTAATAAATACAATAAGATGAAAATTATTGTTCAACAGAATGATGTTCTAATAGatcagttaaaaaaagaaaggcttcAG GTACAGGAACTTACAGAACTTCTAAAAGCAAAAGATGAAGAAGACGATCCCATTATGGCTGGTGTTAATGCAAAGGTTGAAGAATGGAAG AGAATTTTTGCTTCTAAAGATGATGAAATAATCAAATATCAACAAATACTGTGTAATTTGAGAGAGAAAATTAGGAATGCCCAACTTGATGCTgacaaaaataatgttattactCTACAAGAG gGCATACAAGAAAGAGATGGTCAAATTAAGATGCTTATTGAACAAGTTGAACAGTacacaaaagaaatggaaacaaatacaCTGATTATTGAAGAACTGAGAAAGCACAAAGGAACTAGTCAATCATCACTGTAA
- the LOC127564500 gene encoding centrosomal protein of 290 kDa-like isoform X8: MKLENELEMAQQFAGDRDTCFLRDKINQLEIQLEQKHRELEDMEKEMEKEKKVNEQLALLNEEAENENRKLRRENEQLCQNIIDYQKQIDSQKETLMSRREDSDDQLQLFKKNSELEQFLDIIQNLTEANEKIEIQNQEMKKNLEESVQEMEKMTNKYNKMKIIVQQNDVLIDQLKKERLQVQELTELLKAKDEEDDPIMAGVNAKVEEWKRIFASKDDEIIKYQQILCNLREKIRNAQLDADKNNVITLQEGIQERDGQIKMLIEQVEQYTKEMETNTLIIEELRKHKGTSQSSL, translated from the exons atgaaactggaaaatgagcttGAG atggCACAGCAGTTTGCAGGTGATCGGGATACATGTTTTTTGAGAGATAAAATTAATCAACTAGAAATACAACTGGAGCAGAAGCACAGAGAATTAGAGGATatggaaaaagagatggaaaaagagaaaaaagtcaatgAACAA TTGGCTCTTCTTAATGAAGAGGCAGAAAATGAAAACAGGAAATTAAGAAGAGAG AATGAACAACTTTGTCAAAACATCATTGACTATCAGAAACAAATAGATTCACAAAAGGAAACACTTATGTCCAGAAGAGAAGATAGTGATGATCAAttacaattgtttaaaaaaaattcagaacttgAGCAGTTTCTGGATATaattcag aatttaacagaagcaaatgagaaaattgaaattcaaaatcaagaaatgaaaaagaacttgGAAGAATCAGTGCAGGAAATGGAGAAGATGACTAATAAATACAATAAGATGAAAATTATTGTTCAACAGAATGATGTTCTAATAGatcagttaaaaaaagaaaggcttcAG GTACAGGAACTTACAGAACTTCTAAAAGCAAAAGATGAAGAAGACGATCCCATTATGGCTGGTGTTAATGCAAAGGTTGAAGAATGGAAG AGAATTTTTGCTTCTAAAGATGATGAAATAATCAAATATCAACAAATACTGTGTAATTTGAGAGAGAAAATTAGGAATGCCCAACTTGATGCTgacaaaaataatgttattactCTACAAGAG gGCATACAAGAAAGAGATGGTCAAATTAAGATGCTTATTGAACAAGTTGAACAGTacacaaaagaaatggaaacaaatacaCTGATTATTGAAGAACTGAGAAAGCACAAAGGAACTAGTCAATCATCACTGTAA